In a genomic window of Nothobranchius furzeri strain GRZ-AD chromosome 14, NfurGRZ-RIMD1, whole genome shotgun sequence:
- the slitrk6 gene encoding SLIT and NTRK-like protein 6, protein MQPCIIFLGLFLTAARSQDIYPLKPSSSISESCDSLCSCEAKDGILHLNCEQRNISKISQIEIPSGVPFHLNLYKNDLVELRAEEMEGLKGALSLHIGGNSIQELEPGVFSTLGSLKKLHINSNFLVTLKEDTFQGLVNLEFLQADTNFIRVIEPGAFNKLIRLKVLILNDNSIEFLPDNIFRFVPLTHLDLRGNKLKSLRYVGFLEHIGRIMELLLEDNNWTCDCEILHLKIWMENMRAQSVIGDVVCSSPQHLKGTILAKVKRDVLCPSHTEINLGDSYKSLDMVVTQIPKLTNSDAGVSTPSHHPSSPCTEHCSCHNHPVAGFLMHCQDRGIQKVSDIGILQQSPTKLVMTGNMIQKLLKYDFVTYDSLELLNLANNRIDYIDNETFLSLSSLKKLYLNGNRIEKLFSTMFMGLHNLEYLYLEYNIIKEISPGTLNPLPNLKLLSLNNNLLSSLPAQIFRNVPLSKLNLGKNLLMHLPVSNVLDQLDSLEQIYLEDNPWDCSCDLLSLKQWVEKLRKDTVLGRILCHTPKKVMQLELRSLHHETLCPGLGTYHPVPSAGADPTREPGGGGILPLITEKIPLSVLILSLLIIMLMIIFCSAGLVVFVVHRRRRRAKKKAAEEPPRENNSSSPIHLHYSMYGQKTTHHTVSQRTGSATLYDDRSHSPIVQICRNPTYCAQHKGHNANLDYSLEDTSTKHHLCRSLMEKENTSPLTGSSKFRVEDCSAEFVTLGTPSSLYRNILEREKDLQQQLGITEYFRKNLPQLQSAVDMQVPGHQEELKLMETIMYTRPRKVMVEQTKNEYFELKANLHTEPDYLEVLEHQTAFN, encoded by the coding sequence ATGCAGCCCTGTATCATTTTCCTCGGCTTGTTCCTCACCGCAGCTCGATCCCAAGATATCTATCCCTTAAAGCCATCATCCTCTATCAGCGAGTCCTGTGACTCCCTGTGCTCCTGCGAGGCGAAAGATGGCATCCTTCATCTCAACTGTGAGCAGAGGAACATCAGCAAAATCTCCCAAATCGAAATCCCGTCAGGTGTCCCCTTTCATCTGAACCTTTACAAGAACGACTTGGTTGAGCTGCGTGCCGAGGAAATGGAGGGGCTTAAGGGCGCCCTTTCGCTGCACATTGGGGGTAATAGCATACAAGAGCTGGAACCGGGGGTCTTTAGCACCCTTGGTTCATTGAAAAAGCTCCACATAAATAGTAACTTTCTTGTAACACTGAAAGAGGACACTTTCCAAGGCCTGGTGAATTTAGAGTTTCTCCAGGCTGACACCAATTTCATTCGGGTCATCGAGCCTGGGGCCTTCAACAAACTGATCCGCCTCAAAGTCCTGATCCTCAACGACAATTCCAtcgagtttttacccgacaacaTCTTCCGCTTCGTGCCCCTCACACACCTGGACCTGAGAGGCAACAAGCTCAAGAGCCTACGATATGTGGGGTTTTTGGAGCACATAGGACGAATAATGGAGCTTCTCCTGGAGGACAACAACTGGACGTGTGACTGTGAAATCCTTCATTTGAAAATTTGGATGGAGAACATGAGGGCGCAGTCTGTCATCGGGGATgtggtctgcagctcaccgcagcACCTCAAAGGAACCATTCTGGCCAAAGTAAAGCGGGACGTTCTGTGTCCGTCACATACAGAAATCAACCTGGGGGATTCTTACAAGTCCCTGGACATGGTCGTTACTCAAATTCCCAAATTGACCAACAGTGACGCAGGGGTGTCAACACCATCTCACCACCCCAGCAGTCCTTGTACGGAGCACTGTTCCTGTCACAACCACCCTGTGGCGGGGTTTCTGATGCACTGTCAGGACCGGGGAATCCAGAAGGTGTCCGATATCGGAATACTCCAACAAAGTCCCACTAAACTGGTCATGACAGGAAATATGATTCAGAAACTCTTGAAATATGACTTTGTCACGTACGACAGCTTGGAGCTGCTCAACTTGGCCAACAACAGAATTGACTACATCGACAACGAGACGTTCCTGAGCCTGAGCAGTTTAAAAAAGCTATATCTGAATGGAAACCGAATCGAGAAGCTGTTCTCCACCATGTTCATGGGACTTCACAACCTAGAATACCTGTACCTGGAATATAACATTATCAAAGAAATTTCCCCAGGCACGTTGAACCCCCTGCCAAACCTGAAGCTGTTGTCATTAAATAACAACCTGCTGAGCTCTCTCCCAGCTCAGATATTCCGCAACGTGCCCCTCTCCAAATTAAACCTGGGAAAAAACCTGCTCATGCACCTGCCGGTGAGCAACGTGCTGGATCAGCTTGACTCACTGGAGCAGATTTATTTAGAGGACAACCCCTGGGACTGCAGCTGTGATTTGCTCAGCCTCAAACAATGGGTGGAGAAGCTGAGGAAGGATACAGTGTTGGGACGCATTTTGTGTCACACTCCAAAGAAAGTGATGCAGCTCGAGTTGAGAAGTCTTCATCATGAGACGCTTTGTCCCGGTTTAGGGACCTACCATCCTGTGCCTTCGGCTGGTGCGGATCCCACACGAGAACCCGGCGGGGGTGGTATTCTCCCCCTAATCACTGAAAAGATCCCGCTCTCTGTGCTCATACTGAGCCTCCTCATCATCATGCTCATGATTATATTCTGCTCTGCCGGATTGGTGGTGTTCGTGGTGCACCGGCGGCGACGCAGGGCAAAGAAGAAAGCAGCTGAGGAACCGCCACGGGAGAACAACAGCAGTTCCCCCATCCACCTCCATTACAGCATGTATGGGCAGAAGACAACTCACCACACCGTGTCGCAGAGAACCGGCTCCGCCACCCTCTACGACGATAGGTCCCACAGCCCCATCGTGCAGATCTGCCGCAACCCCACCTACTGCGCCCAACACAAGGGGCACAACGCCAACCTGGATTACAGCCTGGAGGACACCAGCACCAAGCATCACCTCTGCCGAAGCCTGATGGAGAAGGAGAACACCTCCCCCCTCACGGGAAGCTCAAAGTTCAGAGTTGAAGACTGCTCCGCTGAGTTTGTCACTCTTGGGACGCCCAGCTCCCTGTACCGGAACATTCTGGAGAGGGAAAAGGACCTGCAGCAGCAGCTCGGAATTACAGAGTACTTCAGGAAAAACCTGCCCCAGCTCCAGTCTGCCGTGGACATGCAGGTCCCCGGGCACCAGGAGGAGCTCAAGCTCATGGAGACAATAATGTACACAAGACCTCGCAAGGTCATGGTAGAGCAAACTAAGAATGAGTACTTTGAGCTGAAAGCGAACCTCCACACTGAACCGGACTACTTGGAGGTTCTGGAACACCAAACTGCATTTAACTGA